The following proteins are encoded in a genomic region of Prionailurus viverrinus isolate Anna chromosome E3, UM_Priviv_1.0, whole genome shotgun sequence:
- the BRICD5 gene encoding BRICHOS domain-containing protein 5, translated as MEQTGCCEESPGPGQVKAKPWKTPGLFLLLLALAAAGVVAGGLLGFAHSPPKPLLQMLRLTLPGPRAPRSNQTTQVDTARNVATIRVTPAQSNHSWAVLFDGQSGCVCYRPSQHRACFLRPMEPRDRETLELLVNSSQARGSHGPSQDTRYVQELLAVLGDREVDPARVGESVRHLCTKMPIYWARRAEGPRRQRLVYLCIDICFPSNICVSLCFYYLPD; from the exons ATGGAGCAGACGGGCTGCTGCGAGGAGAGCCCCGGGCCCGGCCAG GTGAAGGCCAAGCCCTGGAAGACCCCCGGCctgttcctgctgctgctggcaCTGGCCGCTGCGGGGGTCGTGGCTGGAGGGCTTCTTGGCTTCGCTCACAGCCCTCCCAAG CCTCTGCTGCAGATGCTCCGTCTGACCCTCCCGGGCCCCAGGGCACCCCGGtccaaccaaaccacccaggtggACACGGCCCGGAACGTGGCGACCATCCGGGTGACCCCAGCTCAGAGCAACCACAGCTGGGCGGTGCTGTTCGAtgggcagagc GGCTGCGTCTGTTACCGCCCCTCACAACACCGGGCCTGCTTCCTCCGCCCGATGGAACCCCGAGATCGCGAGACCCTAGAGCTGCTGGTGAACAGCTCACAG GCCCGAGGGTCTCACGGCCCCAGCCAGGACACCCGCTACGTCCAGGAGCTGCTGGCAGTGCTTGGGGACCGTGAGGTGGACCCCGCTCGGGTGGGGGAGTCGGTGCGGCACCTTTGCACGAAAATGCCCATTTACTGGGCCCGTCGAGCAGAGG GACCCCGGAGACAGCGGCTGGTCTACCTGTGCATCGACATCTGCTTCCCCAGCAACATCTGCGTGTCGCTCTGCTTTTATTACCTCCCAGACTGA
- the CASKIN1 gene encoding caskin-1 isoform X2, translated as MGKEQELVQAVKAEDVGTAQRLLQRPRPGKAKLLGSTKKINVNFQDPDGFSALHHAALNGNTELITLLLEAQAAVDIKDNKGMRPLHYAAWQGRKEPMKLVLKAGSAVNIPSDEGHIPLHLAAQHGHYDVSEMLLQHQSNPCMVDNSGKTPLDLACEFGRVGVVQLLLNSNMCAALLEPRPGDTTDPNGTSPLHLAAKNGHIDIIRLLLQAGIDINRQTKSGTALHEAALCGKTEVVRLLLDNGINAHVRNTYSQTALDIVHQFTTSQASKEIKQLLREASAALQVRATKDYCNNYDLTSLNVKAGDIITVLEQHPDGRWKGCIHDNRTGNDRVGYFPSSLGEAIVKRAGSRAGTEPSPSQAGSSPGPSAPPEEIWVLRKPFAGGDRSGSLGSVAGGRSSGGHTLHAGSEGVKLLATVLSQKSVSESSPGDGPAKPPEGSTGAARSQLPAAHAGQVYGEQPPRKLEPASEGKSAEAVGQWLATFQLQLYAPNFISAGYDLPTISRMTPEDLTAIGVTKPGHRKKITAEISGLSIPDWLPEHKPANLAVWLSMIGLAQYYKVLVDNGYENIDFITDITWEDLQEIGITKLGHQKKLMLAVRKLAELQKAEYAKFEGGPLRRKAPQSLEVMAIESPPPPEPAPADCQSPKMTTFQDSELSGELQAAMTGPAEGGAAAAAATTATTAEKPSNHLPPTPRASVRQEPSLGGQARHMSSSQELLGDGPPGPGSPMSRSQEYLLDEGPAPGTPPKETRPSRHGHSVKRASVPPVPGKPRQVLPPGASHFTPPQTPTKAQPGSPQALGGPHGPAPATAKVKPTPQLLPPTERPMSPRSLPQSPTHRGFAYVLPQPVESDAGLAGPGPGPVPAAAPPPVPTLCLPPEADAEPGRPKKRAHSLNRYAASDSEPERDELLVPAAAGPYATVQRRVGRSHSVRAPAGTDKNVNRSQSFAVRPRKKGPPPPPPKRSSSAMASANLADESAPDAETEGAGTEDGRLGVRAQRRRASDLAGSVDTGSAGSVKSIAAMLELSSIGGGGRAARRPPEGHPTPRPASPEPGRVATVLASVKHKEAIGPDGEVVNRRRTLSGPVTGLLATARRAPGESGGPADHGHFVEDGSTRQRSRGPAKGEASGEGPPLARVEASATLKRRIRAKQSQQESVKFILTESDTVKRRPKAKEREAGPEPPPPLSVYQNGTGTVRRRPTSEQTGPPELPPPPPPAEPPPSDLMHLPPLPPPDTDSRKPAKPPVSPKPMLAQPVPKIQGSPTPASKKVPLPGPGSPEVKRAHGTPPPVSPKPPPPPTAPKPAKAAAGLQSGSASPSPAPSPARQPPAALAKPASTPPSLSASPAKPPSPGASALHVPAKPPRAAAAAAAAATTATAGPPAAPDGASPGDSARQKLEETSACLAAALQAVEEKIRQEDAQGARPSSAEEKSTGSILDDIGSMFDDLADQLDAMLE; from the exons ATGGGGAAGGAGCAAGAGCTGGTGCAGGCGGTGAAGGCGGAGGACGTGGGGACCGCGCAGAGGCTGCTGCAGAGGCCGCGGCCCGGGAAGGCCA AGCTCCTGGGCTCCACCAAGAAGATCAATGTCAACTTCCAGGACCCAGATGG CTTCTCCGCCCTGCACCACGCGGCCCTGAACGGCAACACAGAATTGATCACCCTGCTGCTGGAGGCCCAGGCTGCTGTGGACATCAAGGACAACAAAG GCATGCGGCCGCTGCACTATGCGGCCTGGCAGGGCCGGAAGGAGCCCATGAAGCTGGTGCTGAAGGCGGGCTCGGCGGTGAACATCCCATCTGACGAGGGCCACATCCCTCTGCACCTGGCAGCCCAGCACGGTCACTATGATGTG TCCGAAATGCTGCTACAGCACCAGTCCAATCCATGCATGGTGGACAACTCGGGGAAGACGCCCCTGGACCTGGCTTGTGAGTTTGGCCGCGTCGGG GTGGTCCAGCTGCTTCTAAATAGCAACATGTGCGCGGCCTTGCTGGAGCCCCGGCCGGGGGATACGACCGACCCCAACGGCACCAGCCCCCTGCATCTGGCAGCCAAGAACGGCCACATTGACATCATCAG ACTCCTCCTCCAAGCCGGCATCGACATAAACCGCCAGACCAAGTCTGGCACGGCCCTGCATGAGGCCGCACTCTGCGGGAAGACAGAAGTGGTCCGGCTGCTGCTGGAT AATGGGATTAATGCCCACGTGAGGAACACCTACAGCCAGACGGCCCTGGACATCGTGCACCAGTTCACCACATCCCAAGCCAGCAAGGAGATCAAACAACTGCTTCGAG AGGCCTCGGCGGCCCTGCAGGTCCGGGCGACCAAGGATTACTGCAACAATTACGACCTGACCAGCCTCAACGTGAAAGCTGGGGACATCATCACA GTCCTAGAGCAGCATCCGGATGGCCGGTGGAAGGGCTGTATCCATGACAACCGGACGGGCAACGACCGGGTGGGCTACTTCCCGTCGTCCCTGGGCGAGGCCATCGTGAAGCGAGCAG GTTCTCGGGCAGGTACTGAACCAAGCCCATCCCAGGCAGGCAGCTCACCGGGGCCCTCTGCGCCCCCCGAGGAGATCTGGGTGCTGAGGAAGCCTTTTGCAG GTGGGGACCGCAGCGGCAGCCTGGGCAGCGTGGCTGGTGGACGAAGCAGTGGGGGCCACACCCTGCATGCGGGCTCCGAAGGGGTCAAG CTCCTGGCGACGGTCCTGTCGCAGAAGTCGGTCTCTGAGTCCAGCCCTGGGGACGGCCCCGCCAAGCCTCCAGAGGGCTCCACAG GTGCAGCCCGGTCCCAGCTCCCAGCGGCCCACGCAGGGCAGGTGTATGGGGAGCAGCCACCCAGGAAGCTGGAGCCAGCATCGGAGGGCAAG AGCGCCGAGGCCGTCGGCCAGTGGCTCGCCACGTTCCAGCTGCAACTCTATGCCCCCAATTTCATCAGCGCTGGCTACGACCTGCCCACCATCAGCCGCATGACCCCGGAG GACCTCACGGCCATCGGGGTCACCAAGCCAGGCCACCGGAAGAAGATCACCGCAGAGATCAGCGGCTTGAGCATTCCCGACTGGCTGCCTGAGCACAAACCC GCGAACCTGGCTGTGTGGCTGTCCATGATCGGCCTGGCCCAGTACTACAAAGTGCTGGTGGACAACGGCTATGAGAACATCGACTTCATTACCGACATCACCTGGGAAGACCTACAAGAGATCGGCATCACCAAGCTGG GCCACCAGAAGAAGCTGATGCTGGCAGTGAGGAAACTGGCGGAGCTGCAGAAGGCAGAGTACGCCAAGTTCGAGGGGGGACCCCTGCGCCGGAAGGCCCCGCAGTCGCTCGAGGTGATGGCCATTGAGTCACCTCCCCCGCCCGAGCCTGCCCCGGCTGACTGCCAGTCTCCCAAGATGACCACCTTCCAGGACAGCGAGCTCAGTGGTGAGCTGCAGGCTGCCATGACTGGCCCGGCCGAGgggggcgccgccgccgccgccgccaccaccgccaccactgCCGAGAAGCCCTCCAACCACCTGCCCCCGACGCCGAGGGCCTCCGTGCGGCAGGAGCCCAGCCTGGGTGGACAGGCGCGGCACATGAGCAGCTCTCAGGAGTTGCTGGGGGACGGGCCCCCTGGGCCCGGCAGCCCCATGTCACGAAGCCAGGAGTACCTGCTGGACGAAGGGCCAGCCCCTGGCACCCCACCCAAGGAGACCCGGCCCAGCCGCCACGGCCACAGCGTCAAGCGGGCCAGCGTGCCTCCAGTGCCTGGCAAGCCGCGGCAGGTCCTTCCGCCAGGTGCCAGCCACTTCACACCTCCCCAAACGCCCACGAAAGCCCAGCCGGGCTCCCCTCAAGCCCTGGGGGGGCCTCATGGTCCAGCCCCAGCCACAGCCAAGGTGAAGCCCACCCCGCAGCTGCTGCCACCAACAGAACGACCCATGTCACCCCGTTCGCTGCCTCAGTCACCCACACACCGCGGCTTTGCCTACGTGCTGCCCCAGCCCGTGGAGAGCGACGCAGGGCTGGCCGGTCCCGGGCCCGGGCCCGTGCCCGCGGCCGCCCCGCCGCCCGTGCCCACACTGTGCCTGCCTCCGGAGGCTGACGCGGAGCCAGGGCGGCCCAAGAAGCGTGCCCACAGCCTGAATCGCTATGCGGCATCCGACAGCGAGCCAGAGCGGGACGAGCTGCTGGTGCCAGCCGCCGCAGGGCCCTACGCCACCGTCCAGCGGCGCGTGGGCCGTAGCCACTCGGTGCGAGCGCCCGCCGGAACCGACAAGAACGTCAACCGCAGCCAGTCCTTCGCGGTGCGGCCCCGAAAGAAggggccgcccccgcccccgcccaagCGCTCCAGCTCAGCCATGGCCAGCGCCAACCTGGCAGATGAGTCGGCGCCAGATGCTGAGACGGAAGGGGCTGGGACCGAGGATGGCCGGCTGGGGGTCCGGGCACAGCGCCGGCGGGCCAGCGACCTGGCTGGCAGCGTGGACACAGGCAGCGCTGGCAGCGTGAAGAGCATCGCAGCCATGCTAGAGCTGTCATccattgggggtgggggccgaGCAGCCCGCAGGCCCCCCGAGGGCCACCCCACGCCCCGCCCCGCCAGCCCGGAGCCAGGCCGGGTGGCCACGGTGCTGGCCTCGGTGAAGCACAAGGAAGCCATTGGGCCTGACGGCGAGGTGGTGAACAGGCGCCGCACCCTCAGCGGGCCTGTCACGGGACTCCTGGCCACCGCCCGCAGGGCGCCTGGGGAGTCAGGGGGGCCTGCAGACCACGGCCACTTTGTGGAGGATGGGAGCACCCGGCAGCGGTCTCGAGGTCCAGCCAAGGGAGAGGCGAGTGGGGAGGGCCCGCCCCTGGCCAGAGTGGAGGCCAGTGCCACGCTCAAGAGGCGCATCCGAGCCAAGCAGAGCCAGCAGGAGAGCGTCAAGTTCATCCTGACGGAGTCTGACACGGTCAAGCGCCGGCCCAAGGCCAAGGAGCGGGAAGCAGGTCCTGAGCCGCCGCCGCCACTGTCTGTGTACCAGAATGGCACGGGCACTGTGCGCCGCAGGCCGACCTCTGAGCAGACTGGGCCCCCGGAgctgcccccgccgcccccacctgCAGAACCCCCGCCCTCCGACCTGATGCACCTTCCCCCGCTGCCCCCACCTGACACGGATTCCCGGAAGCCAGCCAAGCCGCCTGTCTCTCCCAAGCCCATGCTGGCTCAGCCTGTTCCCAAGATCCAGGGCTCACCCACACCTGCCTCCAAGAAGGTGCCGCTGCCAGGTCCTGGCAGCCCAG AGGTGAAGCGCGCCCACGGCACGCCGCCGCCCGTGTCTCCcaagccgccgccgccgcccacgGCGCCCAAGCCGGCCAAGGCCGCGGCGGGGCTGCAGTCTGGTAGTGCCAGCCCGTCGCCCGCGCCCTCGCCGGCTCGCCAGCCACCCGCCGCCCTCGCTAAGCCGGCCAGCACGCCGCCCTCGCTGAGCGCCAGCCCCGCCAAGCCCCCGTCCCCCGGCGCGTCCGCGCTGCACGTGCCCGCCAAGCCaccgcgcgccgccgccgccgccgccgccgccgccaccaccgcCACCGCCGGGCCCCCCGCCGCGCCCGACGGCGCCTCGCCGGGAGACAGCGCCCGGCAGAAGCTGGAGGAGACGAGCGCGTGCCTGGCGGCCGCGCTGCAAGCCGTAGAGGAGAAGATCCGGCAGGAGGACGCGCAGGGCGCGCG CCCCTCGTCCGCGGAGGAGAAGAGCACCGGCAGCATACTGGACGACATCGGCAGCATGTTCGACGACCTGGCCGACCAGCTGGACGCCATGCTGGAGTGA
- the MLST8 gene encoding target of rapamycin complex subunit LST8, translated as MNTSPGTVGSDPVILATAGYDHTVRFWQAHSGICTRTVQHQDSQVNALEITPDRSMIAAAGYQHIRMYDLSSNNPNPIISYDGVNKNIASVGFHEDGRWMYTGGEDCTARIWDLRSRNLQCQRIFQVNAPINCVCLHPNQAELIVGDQSGAIHIWDLKTDHNEQLIPEPEVSITSAHIDPDASYMAAVNSTGNCYVWNLTGGIGDEVTQLIPKTKIPAHTRYALQCRFSPDSTLLATCSADQTCKIWRTSNFSLMTELSIRSSNPGESSRGWMWGCAFSGDSQYIVTASSDNLARLWCVETGEIKREYGGHQKAVVCLAFNDSVLG; from the exons ATGAACACGTCCCCGGGCACGGTGGGCAGTGACCCGGTCATCTTGGCCACTGCGGGCTATGACCACACGGTGCGCTTCTGGCAGGCCCACAGTGGGATCTGTACCCGCACGGTGCAGCATCAGGACTCT CAGGTGAACGCACTGGAGATCACGCCTGACCGCAGCATGATCGCGGCTGCAG GTTACCAGCACATTCGCATGTATGATCTCAGCTCCAACAACCCCAACCCCATCATCAGCTACGACGGGGTCAACAAGAACATCGCGTCTGTGGGCTTCCATGAGGACGGTCGGTGGATGTACACGGGTGGGGAGGACTGCACTGCTCGGATCTGGGACCTCAG GTCCCGCAACCTACAGTGTCAGCGGATCTTCCAGGTGAACGCACCCATTAACTGCGTGTGCCTGCACCCCAACCAG GCGGAGCTCATCGTGGGTGACCAGAGCGGCGCCATCCACATCTGGGACTTGAAGACCGACCACAACGAGCAGCTGATACCCGAGCCTGAGGTCTCCATCACGTCTGCCCACATTGACCCCGATGCCAGCTACATGGCAGCCGTCAACAGCACC GGGAACTGCTACGTCTGGAATCTGACTGGGGGCATTGGCGACGAGGTGACACAGCTCATCCCCAAGACCAAGATCCCTGCACACACCCGCTACGCCCTGCAGTGCCGCTTCAGCCCTGACTCCAC GCTCCTTGCCACCTGCTCGGCTGACCAGACGTGCAAGATCTGGAGGACGTCCAACTTCTccctgatgacagagctcagcaTCAGGAGCAGCAACCCGGGAGAGTCATCCCGAGGCTGGATGTGGGGCTGCGCCTTCTCGGGGGACTCTCAGTACATCGTCACCG CCTCCTCTGATAACCTGGCCCGGCTCTGGTGCGTGGAGACAGGAGAGATCAAGAGAGAGTACGGGGGCCATCAGAAAGCTGTGGTCTGCTTGGCCTTCAACGACAGCGTGCTGGGCTAA
- the CASKIN1 gene encoding caskin-1 isoform X1 yields the protein MRPLHYAAWQGRKEPMKLVLKAGSAVNIPSDEGHIPLHLAAQHGHYDVSEMLLQHQSNPCMVDNSGKTPLDLACEFGRVGVVQLLLNSNMCAALLEPRPGDTTDPNGTSPLHLAAKNGHIDIIRLLLQAGIDINRQTKSGTALHEAALCGKTEVVRLLLDNGINAHVRNTYSQTALDIVHQFTTSQASKEIKQLLREASAALQVRATKDYCNNYDLTSLNVKAGDIITVLEQHPDGRWKGCIHDNRTGNDRVGYFPSSLGEAIVKRAGSRAGTEPSPSQAGSSPGPSAPPEEIWVLRKPFAGGDRSGSLGSVAGGRSSGGHTLHAGSEGVKLLATVLSQKSVSESSPGDGPAKPPEGSTGAARSQLPAAHAGQVYGEQPPRKLEPASEGKANLAVWLSMIGLAQYYKVLVDNGYENIDFITDITWEDLQEIGITKLGHQKKLMLAVRKLAELQKAEYAKFEGGPLRRKAPQSLEVMAIESPPPPEPAPADCQSPKMTTFQDSELSGELQAAMTGPAEGGAAAAAATTATTAEKPSNHLPPTPRASVRQEPSLGGQARHMSSSQELLGDGPPGPGSPMSRSQEYLLDEGPAPGTPPKETRPSRHGHSVKRASVPPVPGKPRQVLPPGASHFTPPQTPTKAQPGSPQALGGPHGPAPATAKVKPTPQLLPPTERPMSPRSLPQSPTHRGFAYVLPQPVESDAGLAGPGPGPVPAAAPPPVPTLCLPPEADAEPGRPKKRAHSLNRYAASDSEPERDELLVPAAAGPYATVQRRVGRSHSVRAPAGTDKNVNRSQSFAVRPRKKGPPPPPPKRSSSAMASANLADESAPDAETEGAGTEDGRLGVRAQRRRASDLAGSVDTGSAGSVKSIAAMLELSSIGGGGRAARRPPEGHPTPRPASPEPGRVATVLASVKHKEAIGPDGEVVNRRRTLSGPVTGLLATARRAPGESGGPADHGHFVEDGSTRQRSRGPAKGEASGEGPPLARVEASATLKRRIRAKQSQQESVKFILTESDTVKRRPKAKEREAGPEPPPPLSVYQNGTGTVRRRPTSEQTGPPELPPPPPPAEPPPSDLMHLPPLPPPDTDSRKPAKPPVSPKPMLAQPVPKIQGSPTPASKKVPLPGPGSPEVKRAHGTPPPVSPKPPPPPTAPKPAKAAAGLQSGSASPSPAPSPARQPPAALAKPASTPPSLSASPAKPPSPGASALHVPAKPPRAAAAAAAAATTATAGPPAAPDGASPGDSARQKLEETSACLAAALQAVEEKIRQEDAQGARPSSAEEKSTGSILDDIGSMFDDLADQLDAMLE from the exons ATGCGGCCGCTGCACTATGCGGCCTGGCAGGGCCGGAAGGAGCCCATGAAGCTGGTGCTGAAGGCGGGCTCGGCGGTGAACATCCCATCTGACGAGGGCCACATCCCTCTGCACCTGGCAGCCCAGCACGGTCACTATGATGTG TCCGAAATGCTGCTACAGCACCAGTCCAATCCATGCATGGTGGACAACTCGGGGAAGACGCCCCTGGACCTGGCTTGTGAGTTTGGCCGCGTCGGG GTGGTCCAGCTGCTTCTAAATAGCAACATGTGCGCGGCCTTGCTGGAGCCCCGGCCGGGGGATACGACCGACCCCAACGGCACCAGCCCCCTGCATCTGGCAGCCAAGAACGGCCACATTGACATCATCAG ACTCCTCCTCCAAGCCGGCATCGACATAAACCGCCAGACCAAGTCTGGCACGGCCCTGCATGAGGCCGCACTCTGCGGGAAGACAGAAGTGGTCCGGCTGCTGCTGGAT AATGGGATTAATGCCCACGTGAGGAACACCTACAGCCAGACGGCCCTGGACATCGTGCACCAGTTCACCACATCCCAAGCCAGCAAGGAGATCAAACAACTGCTTCGAG AGGCCTCGGCGGCCCTGCAGGTCCGGGCGACCAAGGATTACTGCAACAATTACGACCTGACCAGCCTCAACGTGAAAGCTGGGGACATCATCACA GTCCTAGAGCAGCATCCGGATGGCCGGTGGAAGGGCTGTATCCATGACAACCGGACGGGCAACGACCGGGTGGGCTACTTCCCGTCGTCCCTGGGCGAGGCCATCGTGAAGCGAGCAG GTTCTCGGGCAGGTACTGAACCAAGCCCATCCCAGGCAGGCAGCTCACCGGGGCCCTCTGCGCCCCCCGAGGAGATCTGGGTGCTGAGGAAGCCTTTTGCAG GTGGGGACCGCAGCGGCAGCCTGGGCAGCGTGGCTGGTGGACGAAGCAGTGGGGGCCACACCCTGCATGCGGGCTCCGAAGGGGTCAAG CTCCTGGCGACGGTCCTGTCGCAGAAGTCGGTCTCTGAGTCCAGCCCTGGGGACGGCCCCGCCAAGCCTCCAGAGGGCTCCACAG GTGCAGCCCGGTCCCAGCTCCCAGCGGCCCACGCAGGGCAGGTGTATGGGGAGCAGCCACCCAGGAAGCTGGAGCCAGCATCGGAGGGCAAG GCGAACCTGGCTGTGTGGCTGTCCATGATCGGCCTGGCCCAGTACTACAAAGTGCTGGTGGACAACGGCTATGAGAACATCGACTTCATTACCGACATCACCTGGGAAGACCTACAAGAGATCGGCATCACCAAGCTGG GCCACCAGAAGAAGCTGATGCTGGCAGTGAGGAAACTGGCGGAGCTGCAGAAGGCAGAGTACGCCAAGTTCGAGGGGGGACCCCTGCGCCGGAAGGCCCCGCAGTCGCTCGAGGTGATGGCCATTGAGTCACCTCCCCCGCCCGAGCCTGCCCCGGCTGACTGCCAGTCTCCCAAGATGACCACCTTCCAGGACAGCGAGCTCAGTGGTGAGCTGCAGGCTGCCATGACTGGCCCGGCCGAGgggggcgccgccgccgccgccgccaccaccgccaccactgCCGAGAAGCCCTCCAACCACCTGCCCCCGACGCCGAGGGCCTCCGTGCGGCAGGAGCCCAGCCTGGGTGGACAGGCGCGGCACATGAGCAGCTCTCAGGAGTTGCTGGGGGACGGGCCCCCTGGGCCCGGCAGCCCCATGTCACGAAGCCAGGAGTACCTGCTGGACGAAGGGCCAGCCCCTGGCACCCCACCCAAGGAGACCCGGCCCAGCCGCCACGGCCACAGCGTCAAGCGGGCCAGCGTGCCTCCAGTGCCTGGCAAGCCGCGGCAGGTCCTTCCGCCAGGTGCCAGCCACTTCACACCTCCCCAAACGCCCACGAAAGCCCAGCCGGGCTCCCCTCAAGCCCTGGGGGGGCCTCATGGTCCAGCCCCAGCCACAGCCAAGGTGAAGCCCACCCCGCAGCTGCTGCCACCAACAGAACGACCCATGTCACCCCGTTCGCTGCCTCAGTCACCCACACACCGCGGCTTTGCCTACGTGCTGCCCCAGCCCGTGGAGAGCGACGCAGGGCTGGCCGGTCCCGGGCCCGGGCCCGTGCCCGCGGCCGCCCCGCCGCCCGTGCCCACACTGTGCCTGCCTCCGGAGGCTGACGCGGAGCCAGGGCGGCCCAAGAAGCGTGCCCACAGCCTGAATCGCTATGCGGCATCCGACAGCGAGCCAGAGCGGGACGAGCTGCTGGTGCCAGCCGCCGCAGGGCCCTACGCCACCGTCCAGCGGCGCGTGGGCCGTAGCCACTCGGTGCGAGCGCCCGCCGGAACCGACAAGAACGTCAACCGCAGCCAGTCCTTCGCGGTGCGGCCCCGAAAGAAggggccgcccccgcccccgcccaagCGCTCCAGCTCAGCCATGGCCAGCGCCAACCTGGCAGATGAGTCGGCGCCAGATGCTGAGACGGAAGGGGCTGGGACCGAGGATGGCCGGCTGGGGGTCCGGGCACAGCGCCGGCGGGCCAGCGACCTGGCTGGCAGCGTGGACACAGGCAGCGCTGGCAGCGTGAAGAGCATCGCAGCCATGCTAGAGCTGTCATccattgggggtgggggccgaGCAGCCCGCAGGCCCCCCGAGGGCCACCCCACGCCCCGCCCCGCCAGCCCGGAGCCAGGCCGGGTGGCCACGGTGCTGGCCTCGGTGAAGCACAAGGAAGCCATTGGGCCTGACGGCGAGGTGGTGAACAGGCGCCGCACCCTCAGCGGGCCTGTCACGGGACTCCTGGCCACCGCCCGCAGGGCGCCTGGGGAGTCAGGGGGGCCTGCAGACCACGGCCACTTTGTGGAGGATGGGAGCACCCGGCAGCGGTCTCGAGGTCCAGCCAAGGGAGAGGCGAGTGGGGAGGGCCCGCCCCTGGCCAGAGTGGAGGCCAGTGCCACGCTCAAGAGGCGCATCCGAGCCAAGCAGAGCCAGCAGGAGAGCGTCAAGTTCATCCTGACGGAGTCTGACACGGTCAAGCGCCGGCCCAAGGCCAAGGAGCGGGAAGCAGGTCCTGAGCCGCCGCCGCCACTGTCTGTGTACCAGAATGGCACGGGCACTGTGCGCCGCAGGCCGACCTCTGAGCAGACTGGGCCCCCGGAgctgcccccgccgcccccacctgCAGAACCCCCGCCCTCCGACCTGATGCACCTTCCCCCGCTGCCCCCACCTGACACGGATTCCCGGAAGCCAGCCAAGCCGCCTGTCTCTCCCAAGCCCATGCTGGCTCAGCCTGTTCCCAAGATCCAGGGCTCACCCACACCTGCCTCCAAGAAGGTGCCGCTGCCAGGTCCTGGCAGCCCAG AGGTGAAGCGCGCCCACGGCACGCCGCCGCCCGTGTCTCCcaagccgccgccgccgcccacgGCGCCCAAGCCGGCCAAGGCCGCGGCGGGGCTGCAGTCTGGTAGTGCCAGCCCGTCGCCCGCGCCCTCGCCGGCTCGCCAGCCACCCGCCGCCCTCGCTAAGCCGGCCAGCACGCCGCCCTCGCTGAGCGCCAGCCCCGCCAAGCCCCCGTCCCCCGGCGCGTCCGCGCTGCACGTGCCCGCCAAGCCaccgcgcgccgccgccgccgccgccgccgccgccaccaccgcCACCGCCGGGCCCCCCGCCGCGCCCGACGGCGCCTCGCCGGGAGACAGCGCCCGGCAGAAGCTGGAGGAGACGAGCGCGTGCCTGGCGGCCGCGCTGCAAGCCGTAGAGGAGAAGATCCGGCAGGAGGACGCGCAGGGCGCGCG CCCCTCGTCCGCGGAGGAGAAGAGCACCGGCAGCATACTGGACGACATCGGCAGCATGTTCGACGACCTGGCCGACCAGCTGGACGCCATGCTGGAGTGA